A single Defluviitalea saccharophila DNA region contains:
- a CDS encoding flagellar brake protein → MKEPLSPGLKVEIKRLSFLNNNKSQGFISQIEECVNDKILIIGAPISGGKIVPLKMNTEYMLIIYGATGMYRCNVVIKKSFKKDSIEMLEVERVTSLEKIQRREFFRLECVIPFQFKAGDTWEKGIIKDISGGGIRFITNSQLKTQGEIILRIPLDEEEITLSGKLLIKEASNTELYKYQYRVSFEDIKKSDQDTIIQYIFLQQRKQVRQYKGL, encoded by the coding sequence ATGAAAGAACCTCTATCACCAGGTCTGAAAGTCGAGATAAAGCGGCTTAGTTTTTTAAATAATAATAAATCTCAAGGCTTTATAAGTCAGATTGAAGAATGTGTCAATGATAAGATTTTAATCATTGGAGCACCTATATCTGGCGGAAAAATTGTACCCCTTAAAATGAATACTGAATACATGCTGATAATATATGGGGCTACTGGAATGTATAGATGCAATGTTGTCATTAAGAAATCGTTTAAAAAAGATTCAATTGAAATGTTAGAGGTTGAAAGGGTAACATCTTTAGAAAAAATTCAGAGGAGAGAGTTTTTTCGACTAGAATGTGTTATTCCTTTTCAATTTAAGGCAGGAGATACTTGGGAAAAAGGAATCATAAAAGACATTAGCGGTGGAGGTATACGGTTTATTACAAATTCTCAATTAAAAACACAAGGAGAGATCATATTAAGAATTCCTTTGGATGAAGAAGAAATCACTTTATCAGGTAAATTGTTAATAAAGGAAGCTTCTAACACAGAACTTTATAAATATCAGTATAGAGTGTCTTTTGAAGATATTAAAAAGAGTGACCAGGATACCATAATTCAGTATATTTTCTTGCAACAAAGAAAACAAGTTAGACAATATAAAGGATTGTGA
- a CDS encoding chemotaxis response regulator protein-glutamate methylesterase — protein sequence MMEKKKVLVIDDSAFMRRVISDIINNDHRFIVVGTANNGEEGLKKIQELNPDVITLDVEMPSMNGLEMLNVLMKTNPKPVLVISALTKEGADTTIQALGLGAVDFITKPKNIFKMNEDEIKTHILEKISIASKIHNFPSRSEKKIEKYVTKSRAVSSPSSKLKKIVAIGTSTGGPRALQEVLPYIPKELPASYVIVQHMPPGFTKSLAERLNSLSDITVKEAEDKDILYPGVAYIAPGDYHILIEKANYSSDYWIRLSSSPSVGGHRPSVNVMLNSLSETNLDNIVGVIMTGMGSDGCEGMKNLKTKNNAYIIAQDEKTCVVYGMPKAVVESGIANVVVPIQQIAKEIVKAVEVL from the coding sequence ATGATGGAGAAGAAAAAAGTATTGGTTATTGATGATTCTGCTTTTATGAGAAGAGTAATTTCTGATATAATTAATAATGACCATAGATTTATTGTTGTGGGAACTGCAAATAATGGCGAAGAAGGTCTTAAAAAGATTCAAGAGTTAAATCCAGATGTAATTACACTTGATGTAGAGATGCCCTCTATGAATGGGCTAGAGATGTTAAATGTTTTAATGAAAACAAATCCCAAACCAGTTCTTGTAATCAGTGCTTTAACAAAAGAGGGTGCGGATACAACTATTCAAGCCTTAGGACTAGGAGCAGTTGATTTTATTACTAAACCAAAAAATATTTTTAAAATGAATGAAGATGAAATAAAAACACATATATTAGAAAAAATTTCTATCGCTTCAAAGATACACAATTTCCCTTCTAGAAGTGAAAAAAAGATAGAAAAGTACGTAACAAAAAGTAGAGCAGTATCATCTCCTAGTTCAAAGTTAAAGAAAATAGTTGCTATAGGCACTTCTACAGGAGGGCCCAGAGCTTTACAGGAAGTGTTGCCTTATATTCCTAAAGAATTGCCGGCAAGTTACGTAATCGTTCAGCATATGCCTCCCGGCTTTACTAAATCTTTAGCAGAACGATTAAATTCTTTAAGTGATATTACAGTGAAGGAGGCAGAAGATAAAGATATCTTATATCCAGGAGTTGCCTATATAGCCCCGGGAGATTATCATATTTTAATCGAAAAAGCGAATTACTCATCAGATTATTGGATTAGATTATCAAGTAGTCCTTCTGTGGGAGGTCACCGACCATCGGTTAATGTTATGTTAAATTCTCTATCAGAGACTAATTTGGATAATATTGTTGGTGTAATTATGACTGGAATGGGTTCAGATGGATGTGAAGGTATGAAAAATCTTAAAACAAAAAATAATGCTTATATTATTGCTCAGGACGAAAAAACCTGCGTTGTTTATGGAATGCCTAAAGCTGTTGTTGAATCAGGAATTGCTAATGTAGTTGTACCTATACAACAAATTGCAAAAGAAATAGTAAAAGCGGTGGAGGTGCTTTAG
- a CDS encoding chemotaxis protein CheA gives MDMSQYLEIFIEESKEHLQGLNENLLQLENEPENMAILNEIFRVAHTLKGMSGTMGFTRMQKLTHNMENVLSEIRNGHIKANSNLLDTLFKCLDALENYVNEITNTGSEGQEDYNNILKELGEILSGKSENIEDSSEKKENTAGSNTIPDANIANSDVSNIVLNEYENNAVKSAVARNYNVYEITVQLNKSCVLKSARAFIVFRTLENYGEIIKAIPKVEDIEDEKFEFDFTVVVISKESKDVLKKGLLSIAEVEEIIIKDIVVSQSSPSSSTESSSNGMQLSSSAEDTIQDATYEENSDVSKDSGSKSKPKAGKTVRVDIDRLDTLMNLVSELIIVKTRLEGIEGENNSQNYNEAVEYLERITTNIHDAVMKVRMVPVERVFNRFPRMIRDISRKLNKDIELTMSGEETELDRTVIDEIGDPLIHLLRNAADHGLETTEERIRKGKEKTGHIYLRAYQDGNNVVIEVEDDGNGIDTKKVRDKAIEKGAISPELAANLSEQEIIELLFKPSFSTSENISDISGRGVGLDVVKTKIEALGGDIEVKTTLGKGSKFIVCLPLTLAIIQALMVKVGEEKYAIPLNTIQNIEDVKVSDIQYVQKQEVIVLRNQVIPIVRLDKVLDVQKRNQTDVITVVIVKKGEKQAGFVVDGLIGQQEIVIKSLGKYLSGIRMIAGATILGDGEVALILDINTLV, from the coding sequence ATGGACATGAGCCAATATTTAGAAATATTTATCGAGGAATCAAAGGAACATCTTCAAGGGTTAAATGAAAATTTGCTCCAACTTGAAAATGAGCCTGAAAATATGGCCATCTTAAATGAAATATTCCGTGTAGCACATACTTTAAAAGGTATGTCGGGAACCATGGGATTTACAAGGATGCAAAAACTAACGCATAATATGGAAAATGTGCTTTCAGAAATTCGCAATGGACATATTAAAGCAAATTCAAATTTGCTTGATACTCTTTTCAAATGTTTAGATGCATTAGAAAACTATGTGAATGAAATCACAAATACTGGAAGCGAAGGACAAGAAGACTATAATAATATCCTTAAAGAATTAGGCGAAATACTATCGGGAAAGTCAGAAAACATAGAAGATAGCAGTGAAAAGAAAGAAAATACTGCTGGCTCTAACACAATTCCAGATGCTAATATTGCTAATTCAGATGTTTCAAATATTGTACTGAATGAATATGAAAATAATGCTGTAAAAAGTGCAGTAGCAAGAAATTATAATGTATATGAAATAACTGTTCAATTAAATAAAAGCTGTGTACTCAAATCAGCCCGTGCGTTTATTGTATTTAGAACATTAGAAAACTATGGAGAAATCATTAAAGCGATTCCTAAAGTTGAAGATATTGAAGATGAAAAATTTGAATTTGACTTTACAGTAGTAGTGATTTCAAAAGAGTCAAAAGATGTTTTAAAGAAAGGTTTGCTAAGCATTGCTGAAGTTGAAGAAATCATTATAAAAGACATTGTTGTGTCACAAAGCAGCCCTTCTAGTTCAACTGAATCTTCAAGCAATGGAATGCAATTAAGTTCTTCAGCAGAAGATACGATACAAGATGCTACATATGAAGAAAACAGTGATGTTTCAAAAGATTCTGGATCAAAGTCAAAACCTAAAGCAGGAAAAACTGTTCGCGTAGATATAGATCGATTAGATACTTTAATGAATCTTGTTAGTGAGCTCATCATTGTAAAAACAAGACTTGAAGGCATTGAAGGAGAAAACAATAGCCAAAATTACAATGAAGCAGTTGAGTATTTAGAAAGAATTACAACCAATATTCATGATGCTGTTATGAAAGTAAGGATGGTTCCTGTTGAAAGAGTATTTAATCGTTTCCCAAGAATGATAAGAGATATCTCTAGAAAGCTCAATAAAGATATTGAACTTACCATGTCTGGAGAAGAAACCGAGTTAGATAGAACCGTTATTGATGAAATAGGAGATCCTTTAATTCATTTACTAAGAAATGCAGCAGATCATGGATTGGAAACAACTGAGGAACGCATTCGTAAAGGGAAAGAAAAAACAGGTCATATTTATTTACGAGCTTATCAAGACGGAAATAACGTTGTCATTGAAGTAGAAGACGATGGTAATGGTATAGATACTAAAAAGGTTAGGGACAAAGCAATTGAGAAAGGTGCTATTTCTCCAGAATTAGCTGCTAATTTATCCGAGCAAGAAATTATTGAATTATTATTTAAACCAAGCTTTAGTACTTCAGAAAACATTTCTGATATTTCAGGAAGAGGCGTAGGTTTAGATGTAGTTAAAACTAAGATTGAGGCATTGGGTGGAGATATTGAAGTTAAAACAACTTTAGGAAAAGGAAGTAAGTTTATTGTTTGCCTCCCTCTTACTTTGGCAATTATTCAAGCACTTATGGTTAAAGTAGGGGAAGAAAAATATGCTATTCCTCTTAATACGATACAAAATATTGAAGATGTAAAAGTATCCGATATACAATACGTACAAAAACAAGAAGTTATTGTTTTAAGAAATCAAGTAATTCCAATTGTTCGATTGGATAAAGTCTTAGATGTACAAAAACGCAATCAAACAGATGTAATCACCGTTGTTATTGTTAAAAAAGGTGAGAAGCAAGCAGGTTTTGTAGTTGATGGCTTAATTGGACAACAGGAAATTGTAATCAAATCCTTAGGAAAATATTTAAGTGGTATTCGTATGATTGCCGGTGCAACTATTTTAGGGGATGGAGAAGTAGCTCTTATTTTAGATATTAATACATTAGTATAG
- a CDS encoding chemotaxis protein CheW, with translation MENISNAESKQYVVFKLGNEEYGIDIQKVQIIERIQNITRVPKSPYFIKGVINLRGEIIPVMSLRSKFDLEEDEYNDETRIIIVEIEDSKIGMIVDQVKEVLQISTEAIENVQGFTSDINFNFIQGVGKVNDHIVTLLNLKSIIDSTM, from the coding sequence ATGGAGAATATTTCTAATGCGGAATCCAAGCAATATGTAGTATTTAAATTGGGTAATGAAGAATATGGTATAGACATACAAAAAGTTCAGATTATTGAGAGAATACAAAACATCACAAGAGTTCCTAAGTCCCCTTATTTTATTAAAGGAGTAATTAATCTTCGAGGAGAAATTATTCCAGTAATGAGTCTAAGAAGTAAATTTGATTTAGAAGAAGACGAATATAATGACGAAACGAGAATTATTATTGTTGAAATAGAGGATAGCAAGATTGGAATGATTGTTGATCAAGTAAAAGAAGTACTTCAAATTTCAACAGAAGCTATAGAAAACGTTCAAGGATTTACATCAGATATTAATTTTAATTTTATTCAGGGCGTAGGAAAGGTAAACGACCATATTGTTACTTTATTGAATTTAAAAAGTATTATTGATTCTACAATGTAA
- a CDS encoding chemotaxis protein CheC: protein MPGIDIDKLNTLHLDVLREIGNIGAGNATTALAKMLNKKVDMGVPKVNILELKNVADILGGPENLVVGILLDVSGEINGMMMFVLEQQSAHVLVNILMEREIHDISEFTELDISALQEIGNILTGSYLSSLAALTKLTIIPSIPQMAFDMAGAILSVPAIEFGKVGDRVLFIETEFAEGIDHVTGYFILIPDIGSFEKILTSLGVSL from the coding sequence ATGCCAGGTATCGATATAGATAAGTTAAATACGTTGCATCTGGATGTTTTGAGAGAGATTGGCAATATTGGAGCAGGAAATGCCACCACTGCGTTGGCAAAAATGTTAAATAAAAAAGTAGATATGGGAGTTCCTAAAGTTAATATTTTAGAGCTTAAAAATGTCGCTGATATCTTAGGCGGTCCTGAAAACCTTGTCGTTGGTATTTTACTTGATGTATCAGGAGAAATTAATGGTATGATGATGTTTGTTCTTGAACAGCAATCTGCCCATGTATTAGTTAATATACTAATGGAACGAGAAATTCATGATATTTCCGAGTTTACAGAATTAGATATTTCGGCACTTCAGGAAATTGGCAATATTTTAACTGGGTCTTATTTATCTTCTTTAGCGGCATTAACCAAATTGACGATTATTCCGTCCATTCCTCAGATGGCCTTTGATATGGCAGGTGCTATATTGAGTGTTCCTGCAATTGAATTTGGAAAAGTAGGAGACAGAGTTCTATTTATAGAGACTGAATTTGCAGAAGGAATTGACCACGTTACAGGGTATTTTATTCTGATACCTGATATTGGCTCTTTTGAAAAAATATTGACGTCATTAGGGGTTAGTTTATGA
- a CDS encoding chemotaxis protein CheD (catalyzes the conversion of glutamine residues to glutamate on methyl-accepting chemotaxis receptors), producing MMDSNSIIKVRMADLNVTKYPGILTTLGLGSCVGIALYDPVSRVGGLAHIMLPDSTQIKNNSNIAKFADTATVKLIEDMINIGAKKDRIVAKLAGGAQMFSFSQSSDLMRVGARNVSAAQAILAKLGIPIIASDTGENYGRTIELYTEDGRLVIKTIGHGIKQI from the coding sequence ATGATGGATTCTAATTCAATTATTAAAGTTAGAATGGCGGATCTAAACGTAACAAAATACCCTGGTATTCTAACTACATTAGGGCTCGGCTCTTGTGTTGGAATAGCATTATATGATCCTGTATCAAGGGTGGGAGGTTTGGCTCATATAATGCTTCCAGACAGTACACAAATAAAAAATAATTCAAATATTGCAAAGTTCGCTGATACAGCAACTGTTAAGCTGATTGAAGATATGATTAATATAGGTGCTAAAAAAGATAGAATAGTTGCTAAACTTGCTGGAGGAGCTCAAATGTTTTCATTTAGTCAATCTAGTGACTTAATGAGAGTTGGTGCAAGAAATGTATCTGCTGCTCAGGCTATTTTGGCGAAGCTTGGAATTCCTATTATAGCTTCTGACACTGGTGAAAATTATGGAAGAACCATAGAATTGTATACAGAGGATGGAAGACTTGTCATTAAGACAATTGGTCATGGAATAAAACAAATATGA
- a CDS encoding FliA/WhiG family RNA polymerase sigma factor: protein MTEKNLQELWEQYEKTNQPSIKEKLIIEYAPLVKYVAGRLNIYLGQNVEYEDLISYGIFGLIDAIDKFDLSKGVKFETYASLRIRGAILDSIRKLDWVPRSLRQKYKQVEKVCMELETELGRSATDEELAEKIGVSVEEVQETFKKINLLSLISLEEYVEQNNEPRTDTNFHRNTEQPEAYLEKQELKRILKEAIEKLPEREQKILFFYYFEELTLKEISAIMGVSESRISQLHTKAITRLKGKLGRHKSILFELF from the coding sequence ATGACTGAAAAAAATCTCCAAGAGCTATGGGAACAATATGAGAAGACAAATCAGCCTTCTATAAAAGAAAAGCTTATTATTGAATATGCGCCTCTGGTTAAATATGTTGCCGGGAGATTAAATATTTATTTAGGTCAAAATGTTGAGTATGAAGATCTCATTAGTTATGGTATTTTTGGATTAATTGATGCAATTGATAAATTCGATCTTTCTAAAGGAGTAAAATTCGAAACATATGCATCCCTTAGAATTAGAGGAGCTATATTAGACAGCATACGAAAACTAGATTGGGTTCCAAGATCTTTAAGACAAAAGTATAAACAAGTTGAAAAAGTCTGCATGGAATTGGAAACAGAGTTAGGTAGAAGTGCTACAGATGAGGAACTTGCAGAAAAAATTGGAGTGTCAGTAGAAGAAGTACAAGAGACATTTAAAAAGATTAATCTCCTATCTCTTATTTCTTTAGAGGAATATGTTGAACAAAATAATGAGCCTAGAACTGATACGAATTTTCATAGGAATACTGAACAACCTGAAGCATATCTAGAAAAACAAGAGTTAAAAAGAATTCTAAAAGAGGCGATCGAAAAACTGCCGGAAAGAGAGCAGAAAATTTTATTTTTTTATTACTTTGAAGAATTAACTCTAAAAGAGATCAGTGCGATTATGGGCGTTTCGGAATCTAGGATATCTCAGCTTCATACTAAAGCCATTACTCGTTTAAAAGGAAAATTAGGAAGACATAAGTCAATTTTGTTTGAGTTATTTTAG
- a CDS encoding FapA family protein translates to MQNFEGLSPNLQENYDGFFDFEMKEDGFYLIVFAPRGKGKFVTVEEVVKRLNQKNYKKFNLEAIKQAVDAVRSQEKIEVLLSSHIEAEPVNEQILVEISKDKMFAVITFIPPVNNGALLSYEDVLKQIEAKGVVFGIEKEELKKALDERKPNYKYIIAQGIKPINGENAKLEFHFREHKQIKPKILEDGSVDFFNLDLIENVSKGQTLITLIPPTEGTPGKNVFGAEIPPIKGKNIKLPKGKNTEISADGTQLLASIDGQVIYSNNVVNVYETYEVPNNVDNAVGNIDFVGNVIVKGNVITGFSIVAGGNVEVYGVVEGARIEAQGDIILHRGIQGMSKGYLCSMGNIVAKYIENSTVEAAGDVSSEAIMHSQIKSGGTVKVEGKKGLIVGGVVRARKQVDAKVIGSHMATVTEIEVGIDPALVERYRYLKDELGKTKKEIVKTDQVIELLNKMKEANKLTDAKREMLQKSTRTKVFLNSRLNSIKGEISEIEPQLEEKEDGKVRAYGTIHPGVKITIGTACMYVREELKYCTLYKDRADIRTSSYD, encoded by the coding sequence ATGCAAAACTTTGAAGGTTTATCACCAAACCTCCAGGAGAATTATGATGGCTTTTTTGATTTTGAAATGAAAGAAGATGGATTTTATCTTATTGTTTTTGCACCTCGGGGAAAGGGAAAATTTGTAACTGTTGAAGAAGTGGTAAAGCGTCTCAATCAAAAAAATTATAAGAAATTCAATTTAGAAGCTATTAAGCAAGCAGTTGACGCTGTAAGATCTCAAGAAAAAATTGAGGTATTACTTTCTTCGCATATAGAAGCAGAACCTGTTAATGAACAAATTCTTGTAGAAATTTCGAAGGATAAAATGTTTGCAGTAATAACTTTTATTCCTCCTGTAAATAATGGTGCCCTTCTTTCATATGAAGATGTTCTTAAACAAATTGAAGCTAAAGGTGTAGTTTTTGGAATAGAAAAAGAAGAGCTAAAAAAGGCATTAGATGAAAGAAAACCAAATTACAAATATATCATTGCACAAGGCATTAAACCCATTAATGGCGAAAATGCTAAATTAGAGTTTCATTTCAGGGAGCATAAACAAATTAAACCTAAAATTTTGGAAGATGGAAGCGTAGATTTCTTTAACTTAGATTTAATTGAGAATGTTTCAAAAGGACAGACGCTTATTACCCTGATTCCCCCAACAGAGGGTACTCCGGGAAAGAATGTATTTGGAGCAGAAATACCACCAATAAAAGGGAAAAATATCAAACTTCCAAAAGGAAAGAATACTGAGATTTCAGCAGACGGTACTCAATTATTGGCATCTATTGATGGTCAAGTTATTTATAGCAATAACGTAGTAAATGTTTATGAAACTTACGAGGTTCCTAATAATGTAGATAACGCAGTAGGAAATATTGACTTTGTAGGTAATGTCATTGTTAAAGGAAATGTTATAACAGGCTTTTCTATAGTAGCTGGGGGTAATGTTGAAGTATACGGAGTAGTTGAAGGTGCTCGAATAGAAGCTCAAGGAGATATCATACTCCATAGGGGTATTCAAGGAATGAGCAAAGGCTATCTATGTTCAATGGGTAATATAGTAGCTAAATATATTGAAAACAGCACGGTAGAGGCTGCAGGAGATGTTAGCAGTGAAGCAATTATGCACAGCCAAATTAAATCCGGTGGCACAGTTAAAGTTGAAGGGAAAAAAGGATTAATAGTTGGGGGAGTTGTTCGTGCAAGAAAACAAGTAGATGCTAAAGTTATTGGCTCTCATATGGCTACTGTGACAGAAATTGAAGTGGGAATAGATCCTGCTTTGGTAGAAAGATATCGTTATTTAAAAGATGAATTAGGAAAAACAAAAAAAGAGATCGTTAAGACAGATCAAGTTATAGAACTGTTAAATAAGATGAAAGAAGCAAATAAACTCACTGATGCAAAAAGAGAGATGCTTCAGAAATCTACTCGAACAAAAGTATTTTTAAACAGTCGGTTAAACAGTATTAAAGGAGAAATTTCAGAAATAGAGCCTCAATTAGAAGAAAAAGAAGACGGAAAGGTTCGAGCATATGGTACTATACATCCTGGAGTTAAAATTACAATTGGTACGGCTTGCATGTATGTCAGAGAGGAATTAAAATATTGTACCCTGTATAAAGATCGTGCCGATATTAGAACAAGCAGTTATGATTAG
- a CDS encoding DUF6115 domain-containing protein, with amino-acid sequence MPQMEIVTVMILFVISVVAIVVVIGLIFMKDKSESNYNLMMIDQQIKVEKELKERIDEADQMLKELNQFSSYIQSELEKKHKELLFLYQLIEEKEKKLAISNGGELQDYLSDIKEKKEELEVHNILNNKYYNSIIELYKSGKDTASIAKELNIGKGEVELILGLARTR; translated from the coding sequence ATGCCCCAGATGGAAATTGTAACCGTGATGATTTTATTTGTTATATCAGTTGTAGCAATAGTAGTAGTTATTGGATTGATTTTTATGAAGGACAAATCAGAATCTAATTATAATCTTATGATGATCGATCAACAAATTAAGGTTGAGAAAGAGCTCAAAGAAAGAATTGATGAAGCAGATCAGATGTTAAAGGAGCTCAATCAATTTTCTTCATATATTCAATCAGAATTAGAAAAAAAGCATAAAGAATTATTGTTTTTATATCAGCTCATTGAAGAAAAAGAAAAAAAGTTAGCAATTTCCAACGGCGGAGAGCTTCAGGATTATTTAAGTGATATAAAGGAAAAGAAAGAAGAATTAGAAGTTCATAATATATTGAATAACAAATATTACAATTCAATTATCGAATTATATAAATCAGGAAAGGATACTGCTTCTATTGCAAAGGAATTAAACATTGGAAAAGGTGAAGTTGAATTGATTTTAGGACTTGCTAGAACGAGGTGA
- the rpsB gene encoding 30S ribosomal protein S2, whose amino-acid sequence MSVISMKQLLEAGVHFGHQTRRWNPKMAEYIFTERNGIYIIDLQKTVKKVEEAYQVVRNVVEEGGNVLFVGTKKQAQDSIKEEAERCGMFYVNQRWLGGMLTNFKTIRSRIDRLKQLEEMDQNGTFDLLPKKEVIKLRHEKEKLENNVGGIKEMTQLPDLIFIVDPRKERIAIQEAHILGIPIIAIVDTNCDPEEVDYVIPGNDDAIRAVKLIVGKMADAVIEVKQGVQDTVTAEEE is encoded by the coding sequence ATGAGTGTTATTTCAATGAAACAATTATTAGAAGCAGGGGTTCATTTTGGACATCAAACAAGACGTTGGAACCCTAAAATGGCAGAGTATATCTTTACTGAAAGAAACGGAATTTATATTATTGACCTTCAAAAAACAGTAAAGAAAGTTGAAGAAGCTTATCAAGTAGTTCGTAATGTTGTTGAAGAAGGCGGAAATGTGCTTTTTGTAGGAACAAAAAAACAAGCTCAAGATTCTATCAAAGAAGAAGCTGAACGTTGTGGAATGTTCTATGTAAATCAAAGATGGTTAGGTGGAATGCTTACCAACTTTAAAACCATTCGTTCAAGAATTGACAGATTAAAACAATTAGAAGAAATGGATCAAAATGGAACATTTGATTTGCTTCCAAAGAAAGAAGTAATCAAACTTCGCCACGAAAAAGAAAAACTTGAAAATAATGTGGGCGGAATCAAAGAAATGACTCAACTTCCAGACTTAATCTTTATAGTTGATCCAAGAAAAGAAAGAATTGCTATCCAAGAAGCTCATATTTTGGGTATTCCAATTATTGCAATCGTTGATACAAACTGTGACCCAGAAGAAGTAGACTATGTAATCCCAGGTAATGACGATGCAATTAGAGCAGTTAAATTAATTGTTGGAAAAATGGCTGATGCAGTTATTGAAGTAAAACAAGGGGTACAAGATACCGTTACTGCCGAAGAGGAATAA
- the tsf gene encoding translation elongation factor Ts produces MAITATMVKELREMTGAGMMDCKKALSEANGDMDKAVELLREKGLAKAAKKAGRIAAEGLVVTYISEDGKVGTLVEVNSETDFVAKNEEFKTFAAQVAKQAAITKTTSIEDFKKEAWILDPSKTIEEVLTEKISVIGENLNIRRFVKFETEAGVIVSYIHGGGRIGVLVELSSQDTSDKVKEAAKDVAMQIAAANPQYITRDEIPADFIEKEREILKQQALNEGKPANIVEKMIEGRLTKNLKEMCLVDQQFIKDPDMTVAKYLESVSKEVGTDITIKAFARFETGEGLEKKEENFAEEVAKQMNL; encoded by the coding sequence ATGGCAATTACAGCTACAATGGTAAAAGAATTAAGAGAAATGACTGGCGCAGGAATGATGGATTGTAAAAAAGCATTATCTGAAGCAAATGGTGATATGGATAAAGCTGTAGAACTTTTGAGAGAAAAAGGATTAGCAAAAGCTGCTAAAAAAGCAGGACGAATTGCTGCTGAAGGTTTGGTTGTAACCTATATTTCAGAAGATGGAAAAGTTGGAACATTAGTAGAAGTAAACAGTGAAACAGATTTCGTTGCTAAAAATGAAGAATTTAAAACATTCGCTGCTCAAGTTGCTAAACAAGCTGCAATAACAAAAACAACTTCTATTGAAGACTTTAAGAAAGAAGCATGGATTTTAGATCCTTCTAAGACTATAGAAGAAGTATTAACAGAAAAAATCTCTGTTATCGGTGAAAATTTGAATATTAGACGTTTTGTAAAATTTGAAACTGAAGCTGGAGTAATCGTATCTTATATTCATGGTGGCGGAAGAATTGGTGTATTAGTTGAATTAAGCAGCCAAGATACTTCTGATAAAGTAAAAGAAGCTGCTAAAGATGTTGCGATGCAAATTGCTGCAGCTAATCCTCAATATATAACAAGGGATGAAATTCCTGCTGACTTTATTGAAAAAGAAAGAGAAATTTTAAAGCAACAAGCTCTAAATGAAGGTAAACCAGCTAATATTGTTGAGAAAATGATAGAAGGTCGTTTAACAAAGAACTTAAAAGAAATGTGCTTAGTAGACCAACAATTCATTAAAGATCCAGATATGACTGTTGCTAAATATTTAGAAAGTGTTTCAAAAGAAGTTGGAACAGATATCACCATTAAAGCATTTGCTCGTTTTGAAACCGGCGAAGGTTTAGAAAAGAAAGAAGAAAACTTTGCAGAAGAAGTTGCAAAACAAATGAATTTATAA